From one Lotus japonicus ecotype B-129 chromosome 3, LjGifu_v1.2 genomic stretch:
- the LOC130744256 gene encoding uncharacterized protein LOC130744256 — MEDNGGSGFGRGRNTNRSLGKGRGRGRGKRNSTMTTPPSTRESTLPSTTHVAPRHCQPTADSTSSHDPLVGQSTPPSTTHSTANHSVVPSEDIGTLRADGRMLIRPAPSNEFEPSSMVRDIMTIIKSKFVGSWLSYAKANKHDKDLTDMWFNEFKRQYRWLPEHDIQIRKSFDHKASTGLADTLYRVRTKKDSGTWIPEQNRKEMEQKWKEDDWKRNAANNANNRNSSSGPLHTGGSIPSSEHFRRLIVIFRIEYGKG; from the exons ATGGAAGACAATGGTGGTAGTGGTTTTGGTAGAGGAAGAAATACTAATAGAAGTCTTGGAAAAGGTAGGGGAAGAGGGAGAGGTAAAAGGAATAGTACTATGACAACACCCCCTTCTACTCGAGAATCCACACTACCTTCCACTACCCATGTAGCGCCTCGCCATTGTCAACCCACCGCAGATTCCACATCTAGTCATGATCCACTTGTTGGGCAATCCACACCACCTTCCACTACCCATTCAACGGCTAATCATTCTGTTGTTCCATCTGAGGATATTGGTACTCTTAGAGCTGATGGAAGAATGTTGATTCGTCCAGCTCCATCAAACGA GTTTGAACCGTCCAGTATGGTCCGCGATATTATGACGATTATAAAAAGTAAGTTTGTAGGGTCTTGGCTAAGTTATGCAAAAGCAAATAAGCATGATAAAGACTTGACTGACATGTGGTTTAATGAATTTAAG AGGCAGTATAGATGGCTACCTGAGCATGACATCCAAATCCGGAAGTCTTTTGACCACAAAGCATCTACTGGGCTAGCAGACACACTGTATAGGGTGCGTACTAAGAAAGATAGTGGAACCTGGATTCCCGAACAAAACCGTAAGGAGATGGAACAAAAATGGAAGGAAGACGACTGGAAGAGAAATGCAGCAAACAATGCTAATAATAGAAATTCATCTAGTGGTCCCCTACATACAGGAGGATCGATTCCTTCATCTGAGCACTTTAGGAGATTA ATTGTtatcttccgtattgaatatggaaag ggatga
- the LOC130743167 gene encoding protein MAIN-LIKE 2-like — MKNRKRSHASSEDVGATEDRHRRLHASSRRGDHAATSQAVEASAPVVSPPSPRIEVPLVDYTPSPTVEIPTVVSPPSPMVESSGEESSGEESSGEESSGEESSGEASSGMGGSDEDSIPPPTVDADVLPPEQGEQGAQGGEEDLIQRLPPFPGGPVELSLLTHYADHKAPWAWHALLRTDERYVDRRQLKVATAGGKVWNLACDGDSDSHRRVRELIEQTGLHQLPYCSYPVTDAGLILALVERWHEETSSFHMPFGEMTITLDDVSALLHLPMGSRFYTPGRGERDECAALCAQLMGGSVGIYEAEFDTNRSQTIRFGVLQTRYEAALAEHRYEDAARIWLVNQLGATLFASKSGGYHTTVYWIGMLEDLGRVCEYAWGAIALATLYDQLSRASRRGTTQMGGFSSLLLGWVYEYLSDRVIIRRADPEYSQDQPRARRWAMSRVGHAGLDERRVMLDELTVDDVIWTPFEDHRAHRPRDPRAMYSGYIRSPFGRVVRRHLPERVLRQFGFIQDVPRHPSEIQTSGSLAETADAAFAEFAPHLRPQGIPATYPGEAVEDYMRWYSAVSHRFIIPDDRREEFSAVTVMRRAVDLLEQSLEVLDAPAEGTHSRSLTERALDLIRSNAFIGTQGVAFAAVRGARAAGGRGRGDRARGGRGRGGRARGEGAPAEGAPAEGARGGRARGPRGRRGAGRGRGE, encoded by the exons atgaagaacagaaagaggtctcatgcttctagtgaggatgtcggggctactgaggatagacaccggcggttacatgcttctagccggcgcggcgatcatgctgcaacctctcaggcggtggaggcttcagctccagttgtttctccgccgtctcccaggattgaggttcctctggttgattatacgccgtctcccacggttgagatacctacagttgtttctccgccctctcccatggttgagtcatcaggcgaggagtcctcaggcgaggagtcctcaggcgaggagtcttccggcgaggagtcatcaggcgaggcctcatccggcatgggaggatctgacgaggatagtattcctccgcctactgttgatgctgatgtcctgccgccagagcagggggagcagggggcacagggtggcgaggaggacctgatccagaggttgccgccgtttccgggggggcctgttgagctatcgctcctcacccattatgctgatcacaaggctccctgggcgtggcatgcactcctacgcacagacgagcggtatgtggaccgtcgacagttgaaggtggccacagctggggggaaggtttggaaccttgcttgtgatggtgattcagacagtcacaggcgggttcgagagttgattgagcagacaggtcttcatcagctaccctattgcagctacccggtgacagatgcaggccttattttggcccttgtggagcgatggcatgaggagactagtagcttccacatgccgttcggggagatgactatcaccttggacgacgtgtcggctcttctccatctccccatggggtcgaggttctatacgcctgggaggggggagagggacgagtgtgcagcgctctgtgctcaattgatgggaggatctgttggtatttatgaggctgagtttgatacgaataggtcccagactattcgctttggggtcttgcagacccggtatgaggctgcgttggcgg agcaccgatatgaggacgctgcacggatttggctggtgaaccagctaggcgccacgctctttgctagcaagagcggaggctaccatacaaccgtctactggatagggatgttggaggatcttggtcgagtgtgcgagtacgcgtggggcgcgattgcgctcgctacgctatacgaccagcttagtcgagcgtccaggagggggacgacccagatgggaggttttagctcgctcctgctaggatgggtctacgagtacctttctgaccgcgtcattatccgtagggcggatccggaatactcgcaggaccagcctagggcgcggcggtgggctatgtcccgggtcgggcatgcaggccttgatgagaggcgagtcatgctcgatgagctgacggtggatgacgttatatggaccccatttgaggaccatcgggctcatcgaccacgggatccgagggccatgtattctggctacatccggtcgccatttggccgtgttgttcgacggcatctaccagagagggttctgcgccagtttggcttcatacaggatgtccctcgacacccctctgagatccaaacgtctgggtcccttgctgagaccgcagatgctgcctttgctgagtttgcgccgcacctccgccctcaggggatccccgctacatatccgggagaggctgtggaggattacatgaggtggtacagcgctgtgtcccatcggttcatcatccctgatgataggagggaggagttcagtgcagtg actgttatgcgtcgggccgtggacttgttggagcagtcactcgAGGTGCTAGATGCTCCTGCAGAGGGCACGCATTcccgatccctcactgagagggcgctggatcttattagatccaatgccttcattggtacccagggggtagcctttgctgctgtccgaggagctagagctgcaggaggcagaggtcgtggagacagagcgcgtggaggcagaggccgtggaggcagagcccgtggagagggtgctcctgcagagggtgctcctgcagagggtgcgcgtggaggcagagcccgtggacctagaggtcgtagaggggccggtaggggtcggggcgagtga